Proteins from one Hydrogenivirga caldilitoris genomic window:
- the flgC gene encoding flagellar basal body rod protein FlgC, with amino-acid sequence MNDLFRTFEISASGMYAQRLRMNTVASNLANYEAYKQTGEPFRKLEVVFQAIYNPDRVRKGEIPVAVTQIKESDAPFRVIYDPDNPRADAQGYVRLPNVDLVKEMADMISAVRSYEANLNAFNLTKEMANRTIELWR; translated from the coding sequence ATGAACGACCTCTTTAGAACTTTTGAGATAAGTGCCTCTGGCATGTACGCCCAAAGACTCAGAATGAACACCGTAGCTTCCAACCTGGCAAATTATGAGGCTTACAAGCAAACAGGAGAACCCTTCAGGAAGCTTGAGGTGGTGTTTCAAGCCATATACAATCCGGACAGGGTTAGGAAGGGAGAGATACCAGTTGCCGTAACGCAGATAAAGGAGTCGGATGCACCCTTCAGGGTGATTTACGACCCGGATAATCCCAGGGCTGATGCTCAAGGATACGTTAGGCTACCAAACGTTGACCTCGTTAAAGAGATGGCAGACATGATATCTGCAGTCAGGAGCTACGAGGCAAACCTTAACGCCTTTAACTTAACAAAGGAGATGGCTAACAGGACTATAGAGCTATGGAGATAA
- the flgB gene encoding flagellar basal body rod protein FlgB, with amino-acid sequence MDLFKGIKKLEPRVDFTWKRHKVILSNIANADTPNYKAKDLEFKEEVDRISLKTTNPKHIKPISNEGFRVVNVNRGLVGNDRNNVSVEEEMAKLTQNRLAYEVYMKMISGNIDKLNNVIRGGRR; translated from the coding sequence TTGGACCTGTTTAAAGGCATAAAGAAGCTGGAGCCAAGAGTTGACTTCACCTGGAAGAGGCACAAGGTCATACTCAGTAACATAGCCAACGCAGATACACCGAATTACAAGGCAAAGGACCTGGAATTTAAGGAAGAGGTTGATAGAATCTCTTTAAAAACAACAAACCCGAAACACATAAAACCCATAAGCAACGAAGGGTTTAGGGTGGTCAATGTAAACAGAGGTCTCGTTGGCAACGACAGGAACAACGTAAGTGTTGAAGAGGAGATGGCAAAGCTCACACAGAATAGACTAGCTTACGAAGTTTACATGAAGATGATATCGGGTAATATAGACAAGCTGAACAATGTAATAAGAGGAGGCAGGAGATGA